The window AGATGGTCCCTGCCCCCACATCAAGGCTATTACGCGAGATATTTAAATGACAGGTTAACCTTGGCACGGTAGAGGGCGACTTTACCGTCTTCAATGGTCATGTCGAGTTTGACAATCTCCGCAACACGCAATTCTTTTAGACTCTTTGACGCAATTTCCACCGCTTTTTTAGCTGCATCTTCCCAGGAAACCTTGCTTGACCCCACCAGTTCGATAATTTTGTACACGCTTTCAGCCATTGTTTCTCTCCTTTCTGTACGTTAAAGGTTAATAGAGGTTGACAACATGTTCGGCATTATATCATTGCCAAAAGAAAAACGAAAGATAAATGCGGTAGGTGTAATTTATCTTGCCTCTATGGGCAAAAAGCTTTAATACTGAAGGAAGAGGCAGGGGTCGCGGAAATAAATAAATTGAAATATTGCAAAGTGGAAATATGAAAATATGAAAAACCTCTCTGTTTCAGCTCTCTTATTCCGGATTGGACTATCAATGGTTTTTCTGCTTGCCCTCGAACTGGCCAAACCGTCATCTGTTTTAGCCGACGAGCCCCTGAATAATTTCGCCATACTGCTGAAGAAAGACAAGGGGCTGACGGGGGCTGAGAAGAAAAACTGGCGGAAGCTAATAGGTGAGAAACTCCAAGGCAGATCAATTTCCTTCGACTACAGCCAGCTTATCTATAGTATCCTTTCGCGAGCCAAATTTGATGAAGTGAGTATCCAGCGGGGCGTCCAGGTTGCCCTGGACTGCACCCTTGCCGTAGAAAACGGGGCGCCCCGGGACGAGGTTGAGGAACTTGCCATGCTGGCCTTTGCCACGGACATCAAACCCGAAGAAATGACCCGCTATGCCATCGCCTTCCGTCAATGCAATATTGGCGGGGTCCCTGTGCATATTACCCAGGAATTGATCAGTCACGCCAAGGGAAGGAACTGGCCGGCTTTCACTCTCGACAAGATGATTGGCGGCCTGCTCGAAGCTGCGCGTCATCCCGTGGACCTGGAAAAGTTCGTTCTCTACATGCTCATTTCCGTGGATCAGGATTTGGGAACCGCCGACAAGATCGTTGAGGACGCTATCCGCTCCGCCAAGC is drawn from Deltaproteobacteria bacterium and contains these coding sequences:
- a CDS encoding dodecin family protein, with amino-acid sequence MAESVYKIIELVGSSKVSWEDAAKKAVEIASKSLKELRVAEIVKLDMTIEDGKVALYRAKVNLSFKYLA
- a CDS encoding C40 family peptidase, with the translated sequence MVFLLALELAKPSSVLADEPLNNFAILLKKDKGLTGAEKKNWRKLIGEKLQGRSISFDYSQLIYSILSRAKFDEVSIQRGVQVALDCTLAVENGAPRDEVEELAMLAFATDIKPEEMTRYAIAFRQCNIGGVPVHITQELISHAKGRNWPAFTLDKMIGGLLEAARHPVDLEKFVLYMLISVDQDLGTADKIVEDAIRSAKQREPARWKELKTAKSASAPADAPPSPPVALNFDQFRESVESFLGTPYVWGGATRAGSDCSGFTSLVMKENGYAIPRTSQEQAKRGTPVSKENLRLGDLLFFDTKGAGSITHVGFYLGGNLLVHAASSKGVTLILFSDKYFNSRFLTARRVIRYADR